The sequence GTAGATGTTGGCATTGCTTCTGATAGTTCCTTAGTATCCAATATCTCCACATCTTGAGCAGTCCCGCTGTGTTTGAGGTGAAGAACCTGCTCAGATTATAGCAACATCAGATATACGAAGCAAGAATATCGAGTTTTGGAACATCTTCAAGAAGGACTTTTGCATTACCTCAGCTTTTAGCTTCTCATTCGCCTTGACGAGGTTATCATAGTCCATCTTCAAGCTCTTATAGCTCGAGTGCAATGTCTCGTATTCTGTTTCAAGGCTCTTCGTCTTGCAACGAGCCCTCCGGTTCTGGAACCACACTGCAATCTGACGAGGCTGCAGGCCAAGCTCGTTCGCCAGCTGAAGCTTCCTCTCTGGCTCGAGTttattctcaacatcaaaactcCTCTCGAGAAACTGGACTTGATCTGCTGAGagcctcctcttcttctccggCTGACTAAAATAGTCATCAAAGTATTCGTCCCCGTTCTCCTGCATCTCAAACAACTGATAGAACGAGTTTCCTGATCTGTCATCCCTACCAACATTTCCGAAACTCACCATCGCTCCCGGCCCTGAGAATAAGGAAATTTCACTCACAATCAACACAAATCAATTGCTAAGAATGAAGAAATTACTGAATGAAACAGATTTAAAATGGTGATTTGATTCCTATCTATAGAGATCTTGGACCATTTCCAACTCATGATCCAAAAGATGTCCAACTCTTAAGCAAAACGAGCATAGAAACATAAATTCTAAACCAATAATCTCCAAACAAGCATCTCTATCTCCTTCTACAAATTGAACACCAAGAATTCTGCAAACTAATACAGACAGTCACACACCTAATAGAtaaaaaatcatactccctaGAAACTAATTTCCAACTCATGATCCAAAGATGTCCAAATCTTAAGCAAAACTAGCATAGAaacaaaaattcaaaaccaaCACAATCCTTGAATCTCCAAACAAGTATGCCTATCCCCTTCTACAAGATGATCAACAAGAATTCTACTAACTAATACACACAGTAACACacatatagataaaaaaaaatcatacccAAAAACCAATTCCAAGAATCAGACATAAATTACAGCAACaaaattcaacaaataaaacaagtCAACATAACAAAAGTTGTGGAGATGGGCTACCAAGAAACGAATCTGAAGGAGCAGAAGCAAACACAGAATCAAGACCACGAGATTTCATCTTCTTAGACAGATCTATAGCGCTGCCACTGCCCATTAACACATcaacaaaaaaagaaagtttttttttttgggggggggggacaAAAATAAGCAAGAGAATTCAAGAATTGGGCATTTTGGCGGGAGTGCAGGCTGAAGATGGTTGTTGGCAAACACAGAAAAAAGGTGAAATCTTTAGAATTTATGGCGGAAGAAGCTGGTGATGATGATGGCCGTGATGTGGGAAGTGTGGGAACAACGGTTGCTCATCACACCCatcatttctttctttttttcgtcAGGCAGAGTagtgtgttgtgttgtgttgtgttgtgttgtgcgTGAGTAGTGGGAAGTTagcaagaagaaggtggaggaaAAAAGTAAGCGTAAAATATTGGCTATTTGGGGATGGGAGGGGGCAAGGGGTAGGAGACTCAGAGATATATGCGAATTGGGTATTTATGAGGAGGAATCCTTGATAGCTGAGCTAAGAGAGAGATTCTctgtttcatttcatttcattttctggtGGGGATGAACAAAAGCAAACGTGTTGTGTAGATGTAGATGGATACATTCAAAGAAAGCTACACATCTACTTGTACTACTTTGTTTTATGGAGTTTTAGCTAAGATTCTCTACACTAATATAAggtttattttaattaagttaAGAGAGGACATtcttagggcacccgcaacgcgtgccgccggcgttccgcgtgccgttccgctcccattccgttcccattccgttccgcgtgccgacggcacggaacgcggcacggcttgtgccgccacgcgctcgggcgatgtggcgctccccgcttcgtgcgtgcttcccactcgccggcccgcgagtgggacacgtcagcgatgacgcaataattaatttttttttaaaaaaatatatttttataaattttttttttaaacggtcatattaccgtttttttaacttttttttttaattttttttatttttatttttactttcttattctataaatacacctaatttattacatttcacacacaactacacatctactcttcctaaaccaacatcaattcctctccaattttctatttcaatctccttcacaaaatgtccggcgacgggaattacggcggtggcggctccggtgggtgggatctcaacgcgttcggcgattgggagaccatgtacaacacactaggtggttccgggtcgtcgacgccgggcacccaggggtcggcgacgccgggtgggtaccaaccacccactttcgatgtggatgcctacgctcgaccacccggctcgcggctttctcagggtttgtcccagattcgggaggatatccccgtagaacccacccagggaggaagccgaggcggtggaagctctagggttgcgtctgaggcacccgaggaggaggaggaggaggaactggaggatctgggccgacatccgtacaacaacgaagaaactaaggcggtgcacaccgcctggctcaccgtctcgtacgatcccatcgtcgggaaccaacaagctgccaagtgcttctgggaaaaggtccgtgatgtctaccaccagactaagccgaaaggggcccggaagcgcaaatatacaatgcttcgtgctcactttggccgagtcgacgcacaggtcaaaaaattttgcggcatctacgcggccgaagcggcgaactaccaaagcggagcttcgggcgccgacattctgagggcggctttgcgcgtcttctaccaggacaccggcctacagttcaaatatgttgatatttggcagctcgtcaaggacgaggaaaggtgggccggcggtgtccgctcgagctcgggctcaacctcaaagcgcacgaagcacacggcgagcggccgctactcgtctggtgacaccggtgaggccagcgagggtacactgcaggtgtttgggggtacgggggatccaatgcccgacgaatacggggatccagccgtgggcgccgtcggccgcaagggacgaaggcggcgaagacggctagagcgaggaagggccgaggcgaatcaagccagtcggcctcgggatcgggctcgcggggaggctcggacacacttatggtggcgtacatgaccgccacaatggcggacacttcccgcttctcgtacgcccaattcacggcctggtggaacggaattgtgtatatggcatcacaacttggccttccgactctccc is a genomic window of Salvia splendens isolate huo1 unplaced genomic scaffold, SspV2 ctg149, whole genome shotgun sequence containing:
- the LOC121789129 gene encoding homeobox-leucine zipper protein HAT5-like, which translates into the protein MGSGSAIDLSKKMKSRGLDSVFASAPSDSFLGPGAMVSFGNVGRDDRSGNSFYQLFEMQENGDEYFDDYFSQPEKKRRLSADQVQFLERSFDVENKLEPERKLQLANELGLQPRQIAVWFQNRRARCKTKSLETEYETLHSSYKSLKMDYDNLVKANEKLKAEVLHLKHSGTAQDVEILDTKELSEAMPTSTDEEHKVSISTSKNDEQSSTKSDVTNEDSPRLRGEAHHHHLFVESGESSHDFDPRYK